The nucleotide sequence GATCGCCGGCAATCCACTTTCTCTGAGTCATCGCCCTTTACTATCTGCCGGCAGCGCTACCCTATCTGCTGCACAAACCCTCACCCTCACCACCGGCACCTTGGAAAGTACCGGCAACTTGAACTTGCTGGCGGGAGATACGATTCGAGTCCGAGACAGTCTTTACCAACCCTTCAACGCCCGAACCGGCGGCGATCTTACACTTCGCGGGAATTTGGGCATCGATATTCTCGCCCTCAACCACCCGCAAGCCGCTTTGCAAGCCGGCCAAAATCTTAGCTTAATCAGCGATGGCGCAATTTCGGGAGACGCTCACTTTTTGTCGGGGGGTGATGTTTCAATCATCAATTTAAAGGGAGAATTCGGTAATTTTCTCAGCTTGTATGACCCAATTATCCGCGCCACCGGCAATGTTAACTTTGGTAACTACACTGGCACTTCACTGAAAGTGGAAGCCACAGGCGAGATTGTCGCGGGAAATATCAACATCACCGGCCCAGATACAGCACTGCCAGACGCTTCTGACCCTGATGCAGCTACTCTCAGCAGCAGCGCGGCTTTGATTTTGCGGTCAGGGGTGCCGGCCCTTGGAGATGTGGCCAACGTGCCACCGAACCAGACATCCGGCGGGACTGCATTTGTCCCATCAGCGTCACCCTTGGCTAATGGCATTACGGCTGGGGAAATCTCAACAGCTGGGGGACCGGCAATTTTGCAAGCTGCCGGTGAAATTACCATCGACACGCTTGCGACTGCTGGGGGTAACGTTGACTTCACTGCCGGCGCAGATATTACCGTTCTCGGTGCAATTAACACCGGCAACAATGGCGGCAATAGCGGTAGCGTTAACCTTAATTCTGCAACAGATATCGATTTGTCTGCGATTGATACGCAGGGGGTGGGAGATTTTGCCGGCGGTGAAGTTAACTTGCAAGCCGGCAATTTTTTGCGCGTGGGTAATGGCTTTAGGGATGGCAATAACGTTAATGCCAGCATTTCCTCTGTGGATGCGTTTGGTGGAGGAGATATTAGCATCCGTCATGCCGGCGGAAGAACGGCCCCATTTGTGGTGGGGGATGGGGCAACAAACGGAACGGCGGCGGCGATCACAACAGGATCGTCCTTGATTTCGCCTCGCTTTGAGGTGCCGATGTCTCCCACAGGTGTTTACCGGCAAGGAAATATTACGATCTCGACAAACGGGTTTAACCGTTCATCAAGAATGTCAGAAATTCCCTCGCAAAGATTGTCAAACATTGCCTCGGATTTGGCA is from Microcoleus sp. FACHB-672 and encodes:
- a CDS encoding filamentous hemagglutinin N-terminal domain-containing protein, translated to MKIKVKGHCFASALVWLATGTVVGKTLAQPIVPANDGTGTTVTPAGNRYDISGGQTSGDGRNLFHTFQKFGLSNEQIVNFLSTPNVHNILTRINGKEPSLINGLITVTGGNPNLFLINPAGIVFGPSATLNVPASFTATTATSIGFNSGLFRAFGTNDYASLVGDPLAFDFASIPTGSILNLGNLTAAKDLNLLGGTVLSTGTLSAPQGNITIASVSGTNRIRISQTGQVLSLELPAIASIEPAQISPLTLPELLTGTPLGHATQIIVTEAGEVRLTGMTSSLNAQTEVPVKPGDIAIAGNPLSLSHRPLLSAGSATLSAAQTLTLTTGTLESTGNLNLLAGDTIRVRDSLYQPFNARTGGDLTLRGNLGIDILALNHPQAALQAGQNLSLISDGAISGDAHFLSGGDVSIINLKGEFGNFLSLYDPIIRATGNVNFGNYTGTSLKVEATGEIVAGNINITGPDTALPDASDPDAATLSSSAALILRSGVPALGDVANVPPNQTSGGTAFVPSASPLANGITAGEISTAGGPAILQAAGEITIDTLATAGGNVDFTAGADITVLGAINTGNNGGNSGSVNLNSATDIDLSAIDTQGVGDFAGGEVNLQAGNFLRVGNGFRDGNNVNASISSVDAFGGGDISIRHAGGRTAPFVVGDGATNGTAAAITTGSSLISPRFEVPMSPTGVYRQGNITISTNGFNRSSRMSEIPSQRLSNIASDLAGRDVLVQRNIIQPQESEIQTKLRTLSRVDIAKAIDNLEIPEAILFIDILFTEEVGYYIQENIKREVQSFKQVQEKLAPIAAKTGLKPAIIAFLK